In the genome of Fuerstiella sp., one region contains:
- a CDS encoding SUMF1/EgtB/PvdO family nonheme iron enzyme, protein MEADAAIQLLKDGKADSVWPLLRHSPDPTVRSDIIDRLGPSGVSAETIISRYEQESDVSIRRALLLCLGQFDLPDSDRQVLIEQLLDAYRNDPDAGLHGSAEWLLRRWGASEQLAVIDADLAQPAAQFFSADDNVREWFINSQGQTFSVLEGGEFQMGSPETEANRSDNEMLHRRVLDGHYAICTKEVTVSQWLTFISDVGLRDERELTGDSSDDSPVVEVDWYEAAHYCNWLSEQEGITESQWCYDPNTEGEYGEGVRARDNFWELSGYRLPTESEWEYSCRAGSETRYHFGNPEALLSGYAWYDENSGCQVHPVGVLYPNDKGLFDMHGNVWEWCSDWYSEEYGGGVVTDRTGPSSGSNRMSRGGSWNDNARLCRSALRIRYTPDRRNNRLGFRLCLSPSVAGGR, encoded by the coding sequence TTGGAAGCTGATGCCGCGATTCAACTGCTGAAAGACGGTAAAGCGGATTCTGTTTGGCCGTTACTGAGGCACAGTCCGGATCCGACAGTTCGCAGCGACATTATCGATCGGCTTGGTCCGTCCGGCGTGAGTGCGGAAACGATCATTTCCCGCTACGAACAGGAATCGGATGTGAGTATCCGTCGTGCTTTGCTGCTTTGTCTGGGGCAGTTTGACTTACCCGATTCAGACCGTCAGGTGTTGATTGAGCAACTTCTGGATGCTTACCGGAACGATCCGGATGCGGGCCTTCACGGGTCGGCTGAATGGTTGCTTCGTCGTTGGGGAGCGTCGGAACAGCTGGCTGTGATTGATGCGGATCTTGCTCAGCCGGCCGCACAGTTTTTTTCTGCCGACGACAATGTCCGCGAGTGGTTTATCAACAGTCAGGGGCAGACGTTTTCCGTACTTGAAGGTGGGGAATTTCAGATGGGTTCTCCGGAAACGGAAGCCAATCGTTCAGATAATGAAATGTTGCATCGTCGCGTGCTTGACGGTCACTATGCGATTTGTACGAAAGAAGTGACGGTATCCCAGTGGCTCACGTTCATCAGTGATGTGGGCTTGCGGGATGAACGTGAATTGACCGGTGATAGCAGCGATGACTCACCGGTGGTGGAAGTGGATTGGTATGAGGCAGCGCATTACTGCAACTGGCTAAGTGAGCAGGAAGGGATTACGGAGTCTCAGTGGTGTTATGACCCCAATACAGAGGGCGAGTACGGAGAGGGTGTGCGTGCTCGAGATAATTTTTGGGAGCTGAGTGGTTACCGATTACCGACGGAGTCTGAATGGGAGTATTCGTGTCGTGCCGGTTCAGAAACTCGTTATCACTTTGGCAATCCTGAAGCTCTGCTGTCTGGATATGCGTGGTACGATGAGAATAGTGGATGTCAGGTGCATCCCGTGGGCGTTCTGTATCCGAATGACAAAGGTCTTTTCGATATGCATGGGAATGTATGGGAGTGGTGCTCAGACTGGTATTCAGAAGAATATGGGGGAGGAGTAGTCACGGATCGTACAGGCCCTTCGTCAGGCTCGAACCGGATGAGCCGGGGCGGTAGCTGGAACGACAATGCCAGGCTTTGCCGCTCGGCGCTCCGCATCAGGTACACGCCGGACCGACGCAACAACCGCCTAGGCTTCCGCCTGTGCCTGAGTCCGTCCGTGGCCGGAGGCCGGTGA
- a CDS encoding FAD-dependent oxidoreductase: MPHRLLRFALNKKHPEPRMFREPEQLKDEYDAVIIGGGGHGLAAAYYLAKDHGITNVAVIEKGYIGGGGTGRNTAIIRCNYLTPDGVRFYRQSVDLFQDLSRDLNLNLFYSERGHFTLAHSPASLNTQRWRAEVNRHLGVNSRVVTPDFIKDTVPEIDLNVGGHQAPVYGALYHPPGAIARHDAVAWGYARGADQRGVEIHQKTAVSDIEIRDGAVAGVHTNRGFIKTRKVLSAVAGWTTSITQMTGLRTPLVVHPLQAMVTEPLKPWLNSIVVSASLHLYVSQSSRGELVAGASLDPYELISMRSSLDFAEGMSTGLLDLFPCLGDVRVLRQWAGLCDMTPDFSPIMGTTPIKGFYIDAGWGTWGFKATPVSGKTMAHTLAHDHNHELIQAFSLSRFEQFNLVGEKGAASVGH, translated from the coding sequence ATGCCTCACCGACTTCTCAGGTTTGCTCTGAACAAAAAGCATCCGGAACCACGCATGTTTCGTGAGCCGGAGCAGCTGAAGGACGAATACGATGCGGTGATCATCGGCGGTGGAGGCCACGGGCTGGCAGCAGCCTACTACCTGGCTAAGGATCACGGGATCACGAATGTGGCCGTGATTGAAAAGGGCTATATCGGTGGCGGAGGAACGGGGCGCAATACGGCAATCATTCGGTGCAACTATCTGACCCCGGATGGTGTTCGGTTCTATCGGCAAAGCGTTGATCTGTTTCAGGATCTCTCACGCGATCTGAATCTCAACCTGTTCTACTCTGAACGGGGACACTTTACCCTGGCCCATTCTCCGGCCTCACTGAACACACAGCGGTGGCGTGCCGAAGTGAACCGACATCTGGGAGTCAACAGCAGAGTCGTTACTCCCGATTTCATTAAAGACACGGTTCCGGAGATTGATTTGAATGTTGGCGGACATCAGGCGCCGGTGTACGGGGCGCTTTACCATCCGCCGGGAGCCATCGCCCGTCATGACGCGGTTGCCTGGGGTTATGCCCGGGGAGCCGATCAGCGAGGCGTGGAGATCCATCAGAAAACCGCGGTTTCCGATATTGAAATCCGGGACGGTGCAGTCGCCGGGGTTCACACGAACCGCGGATTCATCAAAACACGCAAAGTTCTGTCGGCAGTCGCCGGCTGGACCACCAGTATTACTCAGATGACCGGACTGCGAACACCACTGGTCGTTCATCCGCTGCAGGCCATGGTCACCGAACCTCTGAAACCCTGGCTGAACAGCATCGTGGTTTCGGCCAGCCTGCACCTGTACGTCAGTCAGTCATCACGAGGCGAACTGGTGGCCGGCGCGTCGCTGGATCCTTATGAGCTGATCTCAATGCGGTCATCACTGGACTTTGCAGAAGGAATGAGCACCGGATTGCTCGATCTGTTCCCCTGTCTGGGCGATGTGCGGGTGCTGCGTCAGTGGGCAGGACTCTGCGATATGACTCCCGATTTTTCGCCCATCATGGGGACCACTCCGATCAAAGGTTTTTACATTGACGCCGGCTGGGGCACCTGGGGATTCAAAGCAACACCGGTCAGCGGCAAAACAATGGCGCATACACTGGCTCACGATCACAATCACGAATTGATTCAGGCATTCAGTCTGTCACGATTTGAACAGTTCAATCTGGTCGGTGAAAAGGGCGCAGCCTCGGTAGGACACTGA
- a CDS encoding sarcosine oxidase subunit delta: MKIINCPLNGPRPLQEFHYGGELRDMPDPQAATDTEWAGYVFNRKGEPGVKREWWYHVPSGVWFIAERNNQTDEFLNTYLFEAENSDG, translated from the coding sequence ATGAAAATCATCAACTGTCCACTCAACGGTCCCCGACCGCTGCAGGAATTCCACTACGGCGGAGAACTGCGGGACATGCCCGATCCGCAGGCAGCGACCGACACCGAATGGGCCGGCTACGTGTTCAATCGCAAAGGCGAACCGGGTGTGAAACGCGAATGGTGGTATCACGTTCCTAGCGGTGTGTGGTTCATCGCCGAACGGAACAATCAAACCGACGAATTCCTGAATACGTATCTGTTCGAAGCGGAGAACTCCGATGGATAG
- a CDS encoding CehA/McbA family metallohydrolase, whose protein sequence is MLHSNCTRICLTLPMIAVVLFPAATRAAEGRVAIRIVDEQGNLTPARAWVKVGDRRLYEPSDPDTATPYPGDGSFSCDGSFTMQVPAGPAVVHVEKGKEFQPQDVDVVVSQDETVTKTIQIGRWIDMPAKGWYSADLHVHLGFDNPRVLKQLSLADDVHLIPSFTYWLRGQGEPWHEAWPDKSFTAPIEVDSHHLITRNNMEIERITHKADPGATIGATFLYNLNHPVTAKRNGEHFPTDAELCRVARRHSPQAVFDSDKPSWAETVVGAALGMLDTIQVCHNHYNRRRTVPGGWGMIGPLATGESNAAVGDGLFHRTNALYYRFLNCGFRLGVSGGSAVGVMGVPTGYNLVYAKIDGPLTSDKMWTAIRTGRTFATTGPMLTLNANHSTIGDTIAVNSNQSPQISVRTTVQSRERLESLQIIHNGRTVASRSLQNTEPRPGAEQFVVENTLEFTLSAQHSGWVASRALYRTPHGLLRQAHTSPIYISVDNKPTASAEDARYMLRWIDRLAEIANSHSDHFPDDDARQSVLSVYSEARSRYEHIIDTALNNNGG, encoded by the coding sequence ATGCTGCACAGCAACTGTACTCGCATCTGCCTGACACTGCCGATGATCGCAGTTGTTTTGTTCCCGGCCGCAACCAGGGCGGCCGAAGGTCGGGTGGCCATCCGGATTGTCGACGAGCAGGGCAATCTCACTCCCGCACGAGCGTGGGTCAAAGTGGGTGACAGACGCCTGTACGAACCGTCCGATCCCGATACGGCCACACCCTACCCAGGCGACGGCAGTTTCAGCTGTGACGGATCATTTACCATGCAGGTCCCGGCCGGTCCGGCCGTGGTGCATGTGGAAAAGGGCAAAGAATTCCAGCCGCAGGATGTGGACGTGGTGGTTTCACAGGATGAGACCGTCACGAAGACCATTCAGATCGGCCGCTGGATTGATATGCCGGCAAAAGGATGGTACTCGGCCGATCTGCACGTGCATCTTGGATTCGACAACCCGCGGGTCCTGAAACAGCTGTCACTGGCCGACGACGTTCACCTGATTCCTTCGTTCACGTACTGGCTGCGCGGACAGGGAGAACCCTGGCACGAAGCCTGGCCCGACAAATCGTTCACCGCGCCGATCGAGGTTGACAGTCATCACCTGATCACACGCAACAACATGGAGATCGAACGGATCACCCACAAAGCCGATCCGGGAGCCACCATCGGAGCCACCTTTCTTTACAATCTGAATCACCCCGTTACCGCAAAACGAAACGGCGAACATTTTCCAACCGACGCAGAACTGTGTCGTGTGGCCCGCCGCCACTCCCCGCAGGCCGTGTTCGACAGTGACAAACCTTCCTGGGCAGAAACGGTGGTGGGAGCAGCACTGGGCATGCTCGACACCATTCAGGTGTGCCACAACCATTACAATCGTCGCAGAACCGTTCCCGGAGGCTGGGGCATGATCGGACCTCTGGCCACCGGTGAATCCAATGCGGCTGTGGGCGATGGCCTTTTTCATCGCACCAACGCACTCTACTATCGTTTTCTGAACTGTGGTTTCAGACTGGGAGTCTCCGGAGGATCCGCGGTGGGAGTCATGGGCGTGCCAACCGGGTACAACCTGGTTTATGCAAAAATCGATGGACCACTGACCTCCGACAAAATGTGGACCGCAATTCGCACCGGCCGGACGTTTGCCACCACCGGCCCCATGCTGACTCTGAATGCCAATCACAGCACGATTGGCGACACGATTGCCGTCAATTCAAATCAGTCCCCGCAAATTTCGGTCCGGACCACCGTGCAATCCCGGGAACGGCTGGAATCTCTGCAGATCATTCACAACGGACGCACAGTGGCCTCCCGCAGCCTGCAGAACACGGAACCCCGGCCGGGTGCAGAACAATTCGTGGTGGAAAACACCCTGGAATTCACTCTGTCGGCACAACACAGTGGCTGGGTGGCGTCCCGCGCTCTGTACCGAACTCCGCACGGACTGCTTCGGCAGGCACATACGAGTCCGATCTACATTTCTGTTGATAACAAACCCACCGCATCAGCTGAAGATGCCCGATACATGCTTCGCTGGATCGATCGACTCGCCGAAATTGCCAATTCTCACTCGGATCATTTTCCCGATGATGACGCACGACAGTCGGTGCTGTCGGTTTATTCCGAAGCTCGTTCACGATACGAACACATCATTGACACCGCACTCAACAACAACGGCGGCTGA
- a CDS encoding FMN-binding glutamate synthase family protein, with product MSRPVHREESASIDRQAIRYIREAAECGLYEIRGMGAKRQVPSFDDLVFLTASASRYPLEGYREKCVAKTVLGTRYAKKPVELEIPITIAGMSFGSLSANVKEALGRAATQLGTSTTTGDGGMTPEERQSSKTLVYQCLPSRYGFNPDDLRQADAIEMVIGQGAKPGGGGMLLGQKVSPRVAKMRTLPEGIDQRSACRHPDWTGPDDLKIKLEELREITDWQIPIYIKLGATRVRDDVKLAVKAGADVVVIDGMQGGTAATQQVFIEHTGIPTLAAVPQAVEALSDMNVTGEVQLIVSGGIRSGADVAKALALGADAVSIGQGVLVALGCNHDTFSANGQDVDATADYTRLGTAPGFCHHCHTGQCPVGITTQDPNLQDRLTPETGARRLSNYLRVLNMELTTLARACGKSNVHHLEQEDLVALTVEAAAMAKVPLAGTDWIPGVK from the coding sequence TTGTCCAGACCGGTTCACCGCGAAGAAAGTGCTTCAATCGATCGTCAGGCGATACGCTATATTCGTGAAGCCGCCGAATGCGGTCTGTACGAAATCCGCGGAATGGGCGCCAAGCGGCAGGTGCCGTCATTTGATGATCTGGTGTTTCTCACTGCATCCGCCTCGCGATATCCGCTTGAGGGATACCGCGAAAAGTGCGTGGCAAAAACCGTGCTGGGAACCCGGTACGCAAAGAAACCCGTCGAACTGGAAATCCCGATCACCATCGCCGGGATGAGTTTCGGTTCCCTGTCGGCCAATGTGAAAGAAGCATTGGGTCGTGCGGCCACTCAACTGGGAACGTCGACCACCACCGGTGACGGAGGAATGACGCCGGAAGAACGGCAGTCGTCGAAAACTTTGGTTTACCAGTGCCTGCCGTCGCGCTACGGGTTCAATCCCGATGATCTGCGCCAGGCAGATGCGATCGAGATGGTGATTGGCCAGGGCGCCAAGCCGGGAGGCGGCGGAATGCTGCTGGGACAGAAAGTCAGTCCGCGTGTGGCAAAGATGCGCACGCTGCCGGAAGGCATTGATCAGCGTTCGGCCTGTCGGCATCCCGACTGGACCGGACCGGATGACCTGAAAATCAAACTGGAGGAATTGCGGGAAATCACCGACTGGCAGATTCCCATTTATATCAAGCTGGGTGCCACCCGAGTTCGTGACGACGTCAAACTGGCAGTCAAAGCAGGAGCAGACGTAGTGGTCATCGACGGAATGCAGGGCGGTACGGCGGCAACCCAGCAGGTCTTTATCGAACACACCGGCATTCCCACCCTGGCCGCAGTCCCACAGGCCGTGGAAGCCCTGTCAGACATGAACGTGACGGGTGAAGTGCAGTTGATCGTTTCCGGTGGTATTCGTTCGGGGGCGGACGTGGCCAAGGCCCTGGCACTTGGCGCCGACGCGGTATCGATCGGACAGGGGGTGCTGGTGGCCCTGGGCTGCAATCACGATACATTTTCCGCCAATGGACAGGACGTGGATGCAACAGCAGACTACACCAGACTGGGCACGGCACCGGGCTTCTGCCACCATTGCCACACCGGACAATGTCCCGTTGGAATCACCACACAGGACCCGAATCTGCAGGACCGGCTGACACCGGAGACCGGTGCCCGGCGGCTGAGCAACTATCTGCGGGTGCTCAACATGGAACTCACCACCCTGGCACGTGCCTGCGGTAAGTCCAACGTACACCATCTTGAACAGGAAGATCTGGTCGCCCTGACTGTGGAAGCCGCCGCCATGGCAAAAGTTCCACTGGCCGGCACCGATTGGATTCCAGGAGTCAAATAG
- a CDS encoding protein kinase — MPDPDASANSPGSLQQQIDAICDRFEAALKTDPSAKIEDFQESLPGDNNHELLKALIDLDIHHRRAAGDDVTPADYQPRFGKAFAEIQDSLFSPADLPTIEPNSSSAARPAQAAASGAVAGGYQPSQRIGPYKLLQKLGEGGMGEVWMSDQLEPVKRRVALKLVKSGMDSKQMIARFEAERQALAMMDHPHIAKVLDAGITEDGTRCFTAKRFNVHEIAG, encoded by the coding sequence ATGCCTGATCCCGACGCCTCTGCCAATTCACCTGGCTCTCTGCAGCAGCAGATTGATGCGATTTGCGATCGTTTTGAAGCGGCCCTCAAAACCGATCCGTCCGCAAAGATCGAGGACTTTCAGGAATCACTGCCGGGCGACAACAACCACGAACTGCTCAAAGCTCTGATCGATCTGGACATTCATCACCGGCGAGCTGCGGGCGATGACGTGACTCCGGCTGATTACCAGCCGCGGTTTGGCAAAGCGTTTGCTGAGATTCAGGATTCGCTGTTTTCTCCCGCAGATCTGCCCACGATTGAGCCGAATTCCTCCTCCGCTGCCCGGCCGGCCCAGGCGGCAGCGTCAGGGGCTGTTGCAGGCGGTTATCAGCCGTCTCAACGGATTGGCCCGTACAAGCTGCTGCAAAAGCTGGGTGAAGGCGGGATGGGTGAAGTTTGGATGTCCGATCAGCTGGAACCCGTTAAACGACGGGTGGCTTTGAAGCTGGTCAAATCGGGGATGGACAGCAAGCAGATGATCGCTCGGTTTGAAGCCGAACGTCAGGCTCTGGCCATGATGGATCATCCGCATATTGCCAAAGTACTGGACGCAGGAATCACGGAAGACGGGACTCGCTGCTTTACGGCGAAACGCTTCAACGTCCATGAAATCGCCGGGTGA
- the glnT gene encoding type III glutamate--ammonia ligase — translation MSTREQIQEQMKEDGVEFILAQFVDVHGAAKVKMVPSSSLDDVLDDGAGFAGAAVDGVGQGPHSHDMMARIDLNSYTRLPWMPNTARFATDLYVDGESFPFCSRTNLKRVLADVRSSGYVFNVGMEPEHFLVTRNPDGSIVPWDPDHVDSLSKPCYDFRSMAPAMEYLQELTHSLNQLGWGVYQTDHEDANGQFEVNFDYQDALTTADRITFFKMATSQLAKKYDAIATHMPKPFGDRTGSGLHIHFHLAGADDGGGVFEDPADPRGLGCSELGYHFVGGVLHHARALCAVTSPTVNCYKRLQLGAGLNSTRSGFTWTPAFITYGDNNRTQMIRTAGPGHFEDRTVSAGCNPYLALAAYVAAGMDGIQNKIDPGDPNLGNMYERPLEEVLTQGIQILPQSLHEAIEELRGDEVICGALGAIADEFIDLKTREWQTYHNQVTQWEIDRYLTYF, via the coding sequence ATGAGTACCCGGGAACAAATTCAGGAACAGATGAAAGAGGATGGTGTTGAATTCATCCTGGCGCAGTTTGTCGATGTCCACGGTGCCGCCAAGGTGAAGATGGTACCATCGTCGTCACTGGACGATGTACTGGACGACGGAGCCGGCTTTGCCGGTGCTGCCGTGGACGGCGTTGGGCAGGGACCGCATTCGCACGACATGATGGCCCGCATCGACCTGAACAGCTATACCCGACTTCCGTGGATGCCCAACACGGCCCGTTTTGCCACGGACCTGTATGTGGATGGCGAATCGTTTCCGTTCTGTTCCCGGACAAATCTTAAACGCGTTCTGGCTGACGTGCGCAGCAGCGGTTATGTGTTCAACGTGGGAATGGAACCGGAACATTTTCTGGTGACCCGTAATCCTGATGGATCGATTGTTCCGTGGGATCCGGACCACGTGGATTCGCTGTCAAAACCGTGCTATGACTTCAGGTCCATGGCTCCGGCCATGGAATATCTGCAGGAACTGACGCATTCGCTCAACCAGCTGGGCTGGGGGGTGTACCAGACCGATCATGAAGATGCCAACGGACAATTCGAAGTCAACTTCGACTATCAGGATGCACTCACAACGGCCGACCGGATCACGTTTTTCAAAATGGCGACATCTCAGCTGGCAAAGAAATACGACGCCATTGCCACCCACATGCCCAAACCCTTCGGCGACCGGACCGGCAGCGGTCTGCATATTCATTTTCATCTGGCGGGTGCTGACGATGGCGGTGGCGTGTTTGAAGATCCCGCTGACCCGCGCGGCCTGGGCTGTTCCGAACTGGGCTATCATTTCGTGGGAGGTGTGCTGCATCATGCCCGCGCGCTGTGTGCCGTGACCAGTCCCACGGTGAACTGTTACAAACGTTTGCAGCTTGGTGCCGGGCTGAATTCAACACGCAGCGGATTCACATGGACACCGGCATTCATAACGTACGGAGACAACAATCGTACTCAAATGATTCGCACGGCCGGACCTGGTCATTTCGAGGATCGCACGGTGTCGGCCGGGTGCAATCCGTACCTGGCCCTTGCCGCTTACGTGGCAGCCGGTATGGATGGAATTCAGAACAAAATTGATCCCGGAGACCCAAACCTGGGCAACATGTACGAACGGCCACTGGAAGAAGTGCTGACACAGGGCATTCAGATCCTGCCGCAGTCACTGCACGAAGCGATTGAAGAGCTTCGCGGGGACGAAGTCATCTGCGGCGCACTTGGTGCGATCGCTGATGAGTTCATCGATCTGAAAACCCGGGAATGGCAGACATATCACAATCAGGTGACACAGTGGGAAATTGACCGTTATCTGACGTATTTTTAA